The proteins below are encoded in one region of Pseudomonas putida S13.1.2:
- a CDS encoding LysR family transcriptional regulator, producing MEFKQLRSFIEVIHRGGFTQAAQTLHISQSAVSKQVAQLEQDVGQPLLERQASQLHLTAAGRIVLERGEALLRQRQALLNELDDLSQMERGELRLGLPMLGSDALFAGLFAEYRRRHPNIAIQLLEGGSRSVEQAVRSGELELGGSLTPSDEAFDYQPFCNEPLDALLPAGHALAGLDGVDLGQLADTPFLLYQRSFVLNDRLLKACQQQGFTPKEGGRSGQADFLAALVAAGQGVVLLPRVVAKALERPGVVRLPLRSPQDLRWDIAFIWRRGAYLSRAAQAWLALLREWPVPRSS from the coding sequence ATGGAATTCAAACAGCTGCGCAGCTTCATCGAAGTGATCCACCGCGGTGGTTTTACCCAGGCGGCGCAAACCCTGCACATCAGCCAGTCGGCTGTGAGCAAGCAGGTGGCCCAGCTGGAGCAAGATGTGGGCCAGCCATTGCTGGAGCGCCAGGCCTCGCAACTGCACCTGACGGCTGCGGGGCGCATTGTGCTGGAGCGTGGCGAGGCCCTGCTGCGTCAGCGCCAGGCACTGCTGAACGAGCTGGACGACCTCAGCCAGATGGAACGTGGCGAGCTGCGCCTGGGCTTGCCGATGCTGGGCAGTGACGCCTTGTTCGCCGGCTTGTTCGCCGAGTACCGGCGGCGTCACCCGAACATTGCGATCCAGTTGCTCGAAGGCGGCAGCCGCAGCGTCGAGCAGGCGGTCAGGAGTGGCGAGCTGGAACTGGGTGGCAGCCTGACGCCCAGCGACGAAGCGTTCGACTACCAGCCGTTCTGCAACGAACCGCTGGATGCCCTGCTGCCGGCTGGCCATGCCTTGGCGGGCCTGGACGGGGTGGACCTGGGGCAACTGGCCGATACGCCGTTCCTGCTGTATCAGCGCAGCTTCGTGCTTAATGACCGGCTGCTGAAGGCGTGCCAGCAGCAAGGGTTTACCCCGAAGGAAGGCGGGCGCAGTGGCCAGGCGGATTTTTTGGCAGCGCTGGTGGCGGCGGGCCAGGGCGTAGTGTTGCTGCCCCGGGTGGTGGCAAAAGCGCTGGAGCGCCCCGGGGTGGTGCGTTTGCCGCTGCGTTCGCCGCAGGATTTGCGTTGGGATATTGCCTTTATCTGGCGGCGCGGGGCGTACCTGTCACGGGCAGCGCAGGCGTGGTTGGCGTTGCTGCGCGAGTGGCCGGTGCCGCGCAGTAGCTAA